The genomic window ATACTATCGTAAACGAGAAAATGCCCGGCGGAGAGATAATCCACCAACTGATGGCAAAAGGCGTCCAGCGCTTCTTCGTCCAGCGGAGTATGCTTTTCTTTGTTGGGCTTGAGGCCGATCAAATGGTAGTAGGCCACTAAAAGTCCTTTGCGGGCCTGCAACCATTGATCAATAAGTTCATTATTGCCACCAACGCATTTCGCCAGGTTTTCCAACTGGTTTAGCATGATTGACTCCGAAGTGATAAAAATAACGCTGCGTAACTGATAAATAAAAGCGAGCAAAACGTTAAGGTTTTCTAGCTTGCCAGTGAATAAGAGGTAGTGCAACTAAAATGGAACACGAACTTAGAGGGAATGAACAGGGCTGGTGGTGGTCAGCCAGAAGGCCAAACTCTGGCTGCCGAAGGGGGAACTGCCCTTTGGCTGGTGCGCCGAACGATGCCGCGGGATATGGGATCGGTACGGCAAATACTTGATGCCGAACCGGGCCTGTTTCAGCCTGCCGGACGGGGCGTGCAGCTCGCGGAGTTCTACCGTTCCCATCGCCACTGCGGCTACTGCGGCCACGCGATGCGCCGCAGCAAGACGGAATGGGACTGTTTTTGCGACCACTGTCACGAACGGTATTACCCGCAAATCGCGCCCTGCATTATCGTGGCTATCCGACGCGATGATCGCATTTTGCTGGCGCGCCACAGCCGCCATCGCGGGGAAATCTATACCGTGCTGGCCGGCTTTGTCGAAGTAGGGGAGACGCTGGAACAATGCGTCGCGCGCGAGGTATGGAGGGGACACAGGTGTGGGTCAAAAATGTGCGTTACGTGACCTCGCAGCCCTGGCCGTTTCCTCATTCGCTGATGATGGCGTTATATGGCCGATTATGACGGTGGCGATATCCGGCACGATCCGCATGAGCTTCTCGACGCCGGCTGGTATCGTTACGACGCGCTGCCGCTGCCGCCGGGGACCGTAGCGCGCCGACTGATTGAAGATACCGTCGCGCTTTGCCGCGCGCATCGGTAAAATCCGTCGTACATGCTACAATTTACCTCTGACAGCAAGGAAACCTGAATGAGTGAATTGAAAAACGACCGTTATTTGCGTGCGCTGCTGCGCCAGCCGGTCGACGTAACGCCCGTTTGGATGATGCGCCAGGCCGGCCGTTATTTGCCGGAATACAAAGCGACGCGCGCCGAGGCCGGTGATTTCATGTCGCTGTGCCGTAATGCCGATCTGGCTTGTGAGGTGACGCTGCAGCCGCTGCGTCGTTTTCCGCTGGATGCCACCATTCTGTTTTCCGATATTCTTACCGTCCCGGACGCAATGGGACTGGGTCTGTGGTTTGAGCAGGGTGAAGGACCGCGCTTTGCCCGGCCGATTCAGCATCGGCGTGACGTGGAACAGCTGCCGATACCCGATCCCGAACAGGAGCTCGGCTATGTGATGAATGCGGTGCGCGCCATCCGACAGCGTTTGCAGGGAGCGGTGCCGTTAATCGGCTTCTCGGGCAGTCCCTGGACGCTGGCCACCTATATGGTGGAAGGCGGCAGCAGCAAGGCTTTTACCAAAATCAAACAGATGCTGTACGCCGAGCCGGAAACATTACATCTGCTATTGGATAAACTGGCGGACAGCGTCGTGCTGTATCTCAACGGGCAAATCCGCGCCGGCGCCCAGGCGGTCATGCTGTTCGACACGTGGGGCGGAGCGCTGACCGGCGCAGACTATCGCGAGTTTTCCATGCACTATATGCATAAAATCGTTGACGGCCTGCTGCGTGAACAGGATGGCCGTCGGGTGCCGGTGACATTATTCACCAAAGGTGGCGGTCAGTGGCTGG from Sodalis glossinidius str. 'morsitans' includes these protein-coding regions:
- the rsd gene encoding sigma D regulator; this translates as MLNQLENLAKCVGGNNELIDQWLQARKGLLVAYYHLIGLKPNKEKHTPLDEEALDAFCHQLVDYLSAGHFLVYDSIVPEGESSSTLTYSGLQENTQQIMALYDSHLENAIDHDNYLSFQEALSGVGEALATRFVLEDKLIQQAME
- the hemE gene encoding uroporphyrinogen decarboxylase, which encodes MSELKNDRYLRALLRQPVDVTPVWMMRQAGRYLPEYKATRAEAGDFMSLCRNADLACEVTLQPLRRFPLDATILFSDILTVPDAMGLGLWFEQGEGPRFARPIQHRRDVEQLPIPDPEQELGYVMNAVRAIRQRLQGAVPLIGFSGSPWTLATYMVEGGSSKAFTKIKQMLYAEPETLHLLLDKLADSVVLYLNGQIRAGAQAVMLFDTWGGALTGADYREFSMHYMHKIVDGLLREQDGRRVPVTLFTKGGGQWLEAMAATGCDALGLDWSTDIADARRRVGDKVALQGNMDPSVLYGSPARIEREVATILDAFGPGEGHVFNLGHGIHQDVPPAHAGHFVAAVHRLSQSYHR